In the genome of Myxococcus stipitatus, one region contains:
- a CDS encoding gluconate 2-dehydrogenase subunit 3 family protein: protein MSLSRRTVLKQGMFASALLALGGSSFLALREGLSLPVPEEGLQVFGPAEYATFQALARRAFPAREGFPDADTVRVAFLADRLLARGDPSIAREVRQLLGLFDNALAGLLFTGRVTPFSRLPPEAQDAVLEGWRSSRLVFRRTAHQALRALAHAAYYSHPDAVRATGFVAPEGFHDPDAPVWRGSADGAFAGSGGTSR from the coding sequence ATGTCGCTGTCGCGCCGCACGGTGCTCAAGCAGGGGATGTTCGCCAGCGCGCTGCTGGCATTGGGAGGCAGCTCGTTCCTGGCGCTCCGGGAGGGGCTGTCCCTCCCGGTTCCGGAGGAGGGGCTCCAGGTCTTCGGGCCCGCGGAGTACGCCACGTTCCAGGCGCTGGCCCGCCGCGCGTTCCCCGCGCGCGAGGGCTTCCCGGACGCGGACACGGTGCGGGTGGCCTTCCTCGCCGACCGGCTGCTCGCGCGAGGAGACCCGTCCATCGCGCGGGAGGTCCGCCAGCTGCTGGGCCTCTTCGACAACGCCCTGGCGGGGCTGCTCTTCACCGGGCGCGTGACGCCCTTCTCGCGCCTGCCTCCCGAGGCGCAGGACGCGGTGCTGGAGGGGTGGCGCTCGTCGCGGCTGGTATTCCGGCGCACGGCGCACCAGGCGCTGCGCGCGCTGGCCCACGCCGCCTATTACTCACATCCGGACGCGGTCCGAGCCACGGGCTTCGTGGCGCCCGAGGGCTTCCACGACCCGGATGCCCCCGTCTGGCGCGGCTCCGCGGATGGCGCCTTCGCGGGCAGCGGAGGGACGTCGCGATGA